The genomic DNA GCCCCTACCGCCCGCAAAAATCTTTGTGTCTATTCTATTGTCTATGAGGATGCGATCGCTTTTTTTGCTTTCTTCCCACCTTGATTTTGCCGACGGCGCAGAATTTCTGCTAACGGTAAAATACCCAATATTGCTAACGAACTTGGTTCGGGAACTGCTTGATTTGGATTTCCAGCCACACGGTTGCGGACAGCAACAGCAGTATCTGGGAAATCGCTAAACAAGCCATCAAGGCCAAGTTTAAGGAACCTTTCGTACTCCAGTTCTGGGTTTCCGTTGTATTCTGGAGCCAGGAAAAAGTCCTCATTGCGGAAAGTATAGGCATGAACAAGCAAACCCGCCGCGTGAGCGTCATCAATCAGCGTGGTAGGTTCTTTTAATGGCCTGTCAGCATCGCTGATCACACCATCCCCATTCAGATCGTCAGCTTTACCATCCCCATCGCGATCCACAGTTGCAGAAGGTATAATTAACCCTTTTGAAGGGCCAATCCCTTGTGCATATTCGGCAATACCTGCTAATCCTGTAGAAGTTACCAAGTCGCCATAAGTCCGAGAGTCCCCACTGACAACAAAATCATACGGCTGAGAGCCACTTCCACCAAACAACTGAACTAGAGAGACATCCGTTAAGGTGTTCAGTCGTTGTAGGTTTGCAACTTCAAAAGACTGAATGAAAACCGCATCGTCAGCATCAGTGTACCCGTTAGCCGTGAGGATTTCTACTAAAGGTTCTTCCAGCGATAAACCCACAGAATTAAAGTACGTGGGGTGCTTGGTTTCCGGGTAAATACCAATGGTGCGACCAGTTTCCGCACTTTTGCGCTTGGCTAGGTCAATAACCTCTTGCAGAGTAGGAACTTCGTATAAACCGTCATAAGCTGTACTACGCAGCTGGGGAAGACGCTCTTTGGCGCGGAGAGTTTTGATTTCTGCTAGAGTGAAGTCTTCGGTAAACCAGCCTTCTACTTCTGCCCCATCAATAATTTTAGTGGTGTAACGGTCAGCAAATTCTGGACGACTGGAAACATCGGTGGTTCCAGAAATTTCGTTTTCATGACGAGCAATCAGAACGCCGTCTTTAGTTGAAACTACGTCTGGTTCAATATAGTCAGCCCCCATGTCAATTGCTAACTCATAAGCAGCCAGCGTATGCTCTGGGCGATAGCCACTGGCTCCCCGGTGTCCAATTACAATCGGGGGTGCGCCCGTTAAAGTTGCGGCTGCTGCTTCACCAACAGGTACAAGTGCCAAAGCTGCCGTTGCTAATAATACCAACTTCAAAGAACGAAACATAATTTCAGCTAAGTAAATGAATATGCCTAAGTGAATATACAGGTATGACATTAAGCTTAGAGAGCAATCTAGGTTAATTTAAGTATAAATACGGTTTAAAACTTGCTCCTCGTTCCCCGTTTCGGGGTGGGAACGAGAAACAGATAGGGGGTTTTGCTAGTTACACTAAAATCGAACGGCTATAAGTTTTTGGTGGGGATAGACTCCGTGGAACAGGTGACACAGGCAGTCAAACAACGGGTTCAGGAACTGCGGCAGCTGTTGCAGAATGCCAGCTTAGCTTACTATGTCCTTGATAATCCCATCATGGAGGATGCTGTCTACGATCAGTTGTATCGGGAACTGCAAGACTTAGAAAGCAAGTATCCGGAACTGATAACGTCCGATAGCCCTACCCAGCGCGTGGGAGAACGACCAGCATCACAATTTACATCGGTAAGGCACAATATTCCCCTCTACAGCCTCGAAAATGCCTTCAATATGAAGGAATTTGCTAAATGGCAGGAACGTTGGC from Funiculus sociatus GB2-C1 includes the following:
- a CDS encoding glycerophosphodiester phosphodiesterase; its protein translation is MFRSLKLVLLATAALALVPVGEAAAATLTGAPPIVIGHRGASGYRPEHTLAAYELAIDMGADYIEPDVVSTKDGVLIARHENEISGTTDVSSRPEFADRYTTKIIDGAEVEGWFTEDFTLAEIKTLRAKERLPQLRSTAYDGLYEVPTLQEVIDLAKRKSAETGRTIGIYPETKHPTYFNSVGLSLEEPLVEILTANGYTDADDAVFIQSFEVANLQRLNTLTDVSLVQLFGGSGSQPYDFVVSGDSRTYGDLVTSTGLAGIAEYAQGIGPSKGLIIPSATVDRDGDGKADDLNGDGVISDADRPLKEPTTLIDDAHAAGLLVHAYTFRNEDFFLAPEYNGNPELEYERFLKLGLDGLFSDFPDTAVAVRNRVAGNPNQAVPEPSSLAILGILPLAEILRRRQNQGGKKAKKAIASS